TTGATGTGGAGCGTATCAAGTACAAGGACGGTCTGCCCGAAGAGCAGTGACGGAGCCCTGCACGAAAGTTTGAGAGGGGCGGTGATCTTTGCACGTGGTTGTGTACGTGTTTAGGTCTGTGCCGCCTATGCGCTGTCTGCTAAGGAAGCgggaggagcaggcggaagggaggaggtggaacATGATAGAAAGAGCAGCCGGGGCTGCATCGGAAGTGATGAGTGCGGCTGCAGAACCGCCGGTTTATGTCGCTCTGCTTTGAAAAGCTGTATTGTCGCCTCGAAAGCTCCGCTGGTAGCGAGCCACGTGGCGGGGACGTGCCGTTGGCATCCTCTTGTAGCTGGCGCGTCGACTTCGCAATCTCTCCATAGCCTCGGATACCCCTGCGACGGAGCACACCCACTTCAACCAGCGTTCCTGCGCCACACGCCGGGTGTGCAACACCACGCCTGTGCTTGTGCTTATTGCCCCGCacgttttgttttcttgccttgattcgttttttttttttactcTTGAGTTCAGGAGTCAAGCGGTTGGTGAGTCGTGTCAGgcgtacacgcgcacatccACGCATGAAGCGTATACTTATGTCTACGAGGTGATGGGCAGCGACGGAGACAGACGTCGCTCTGGGCAGGGTGATGCagtgcgaggaggagaagcgaagAAAGTGAAGATACACGGCGAAGCAAACGAAGAGAGGGACGATGCGCGCAGGTTAAGAATCTCTTGTGGTAACACAGTTGAACCATAACCTGGCTCTTGATATGAATTGTGCAAGCACATcttctcgcctctctctccctcgagCCTCTCGCTCTACACCAAACCCCCGCTTGCTCCACTGGTGCGCGTCTCTGCCACGGGATCAATGCACCTTCTTCTCTGTTGTGCATCCACGCACATCGGCatacacctctctctctctctggatATGTAGATGTCTATGTATATCTACTGTCACCCTCTGTTTGTCTTTGTCCTGTTGTGTGTCTCCGTCTGTCTGTCGGtcggcatgtgtgtgtgtgtgccctgcgccgccacccttTTTTTCCCGTTGTGCTGTGCTTTCCTTTTGATCTTTTATCGTCCGTGTGCTGCGCGGGTCTCTTCGCAACTGTGCGCCGGGTGGGCGCAtcgggagggaggggggcgggtgcAGCGGTAAGGCGGAGGGTGACGGACGGCAGCTTTGAGAGAGAAAAGGCTATCCTGAATAGGTGAGGTGGCGCGGAGGTCTGCTGAACCCCTTTTCTCTGgccaacccccccccccccccccacttcCTTTTTTCTCCTACGTTTACAACGGCCGTGCCGCCTGCTACTGCCGCGGTCAGCGTCTGCGGATGTGGATTCGCCTATTCCTGCaaagaggcggaggtggacgacACCCTTccatgcgcgcgcacctgtcacgcgcgtgcgtggacCACCGATCCTTCTGCCTTTTACTTCGACAGCAAACATGCAGGGGGCAGCTGTCTTTGCTGCAAGAATATGCAGAAAGTGGCAAGGTAAAGCGGAGAGCAGGCGCACTTCGTTCTCCTCCTAGGCTCGCTAGTGATAGTGTGGAAGGCAAGATGTGCTGCTATCAACCGAGAGGGTTTTGCAGATTCGATGCCCATGCGCTCCCGATGCCTCCTTTGATTGATTGTTATTTCAACCTGTCCACTCACGGCCATGCAGCACGCGCTCGGACTCTGCTCgacctccctccttctcccccgcaccgtcacaggcccccatcgcgtggtgcgaagcagcgagGGGCACGTGCtccagcagtgcgccgactcagtcacctcagcacggcccctgcgTCACCTTCTACGCACTACACGCCCCGCACGCctcctcacagccgctccccaccgccaccccattgtgccggtcgccacgtggtgcatcctcctcggggtggcccaggcgcccccccctccaccagcgGGCCGTGTGGGGGCCCGGTGAGATGCGTTCCCGTCACGCCGGCACTCTGCCCaccacatggatggcacaaacGTGCCCACCGTGacaggccgctccgacgcggcgccatccgggacctcaccgccgacatcggcagcgctgaGTCACGCTCACCGCACCCTACGCTGTAGGCGCCTCGCCCTGCTCCCACACAGCGTGGGTAGTGGGCCCTGGATGCCACACACTCAGGTgcgccccttccctcccccctcaaacatacacatgcgcacgtacacacagcGTCGTCATTGGCAACCCGATGACGCTACAGAAATGGCTAAAGAGCGCGATAATGGCGGCTTGTTGTGCTTGCATGGTTGTTCTCTGTCATGTCGAACGTAGTCAGTGCAGTGTTAGCGCGTACTTCCCTTACATCTCTTGCTCCCcttgcttctcctcctctacCCAACattcgtgcgtgtgtgtgctcggcTGAGCTGGGATGCCCTTGCAAGCTGCCGTGTTGCGCTGCGCTTCATCGTTGATAGTTCTCGTGTTCGCTCAGCGTCTGCACCccctctcttgctgcacGTTGACCCCCGCACGGAGAGCGGGGAGGTCGCATCCGACTTCATAGCGCCGCACACGTTCGGACGTTTCTTATTCCTTTGCAGTGTTGCTCTTCATTTTGTTCCTGAGGGTATCTCACAGGTGTTATGATGGTccgtagcagcagcagcagctgttgtTGCTGGTGCTACAGCCGGGCGGTACACACGGCACTTGTGTGCAGCCTTCTCGTTGTTCTTTGCATTGGTGGCCCGTCAGCCGTCTGCGGAGTCGAGGCGGACGATGATACAATCCGTCGCTTGCTAGCCGCAGGGGATAAGGCACTGGGTCAGGGGCGCGCACACTATGGGGAGGCGCTCTCAAAGTATACAGCTGTCCTCGCTCGATGGCCCAAGAATGAACGTGCGCTGTACAGTCGCGCAGAGCTATACTCGATGATGAGggagcgcgcggcagcgctggacGACCTGAACGCGCTTCTGACGGTCAACAAGGATCATCCGCAGGGACTGGCGCTGCGTATGTCGCTGAACACGCAGTTGGGAAATCTCGTGGACGCGCATCGTGATGGCAAGCATCTGGTTCGCGTCTATAAAGCGCTCAACAAGCCCGATAAGTCACAACAGACATCAGAGAAGGTGCACCGTCTCGAGCGCTACACGGTACGTTGGACAGCGTTGTCGGATTTGTGGTCGCAGCCGGTGGGCGCCtacaccgccgccaccaacGACGCCGTACTCATGCGCAAGTACAGGGAATGCGTTGACCTGCTCGCGCGAATCATTCACGAGTTTTCGATGGAGAGCGTGGAACTTCGTCTGCGCCGTGCTGCCTGTGCTCTGGCAGCTGACGATAacatcgccgccacgcaAGAGCTCAAGTATGTTACGCAGCGCAGCCCACAGAACCTCGACGCTATCGCCCTCAACGCGCAAGCACTGCGCAGGCTCGGTGCGCTGGACCAGTCCATgtcggagctgcgccgctgccttaACCTCGACCCCGAGTACGCCCCATGCGCAAATCTACACAAGCTGAtccgtcagcagcagcgcatgacAAAGAACATAGAGAAGAGGTTACAGGAGAAGAAATTTGAGGCGGTAGTGCAGTTAATTGCTGAGACCCGCGCTGCGGAGCCGCACGCGCCGTACGaagagcagctggcggcgtgGCACTGTGAGGCGCTGGTGAGTTTGCGCAGCACAGACGAGGGCATTCGTGTGTGCCAGGCGCTCGTGGACCGCTACGATGGCGCGAACAACCCTACTGTCTTTGATGCACACATCCGCttggcggagctgcacctGCTCGACGACAACATAgccgcggcagaggcagcgctgcagaagGCGCGCGAGATACGACAGCACGACGGcaaggtggaggagatgcgACTGAAGATCGAAAAACTGAAGCGCACCGGCCCCCGCAAGGACTACTACAAGATTTTGGGTCTCAAGAAGACAGCGTCGGCGCAGGAAATTCGACGTGCGTACCGCAAGCTCGCCAAGTCAAGCCATCCAGACCAGCTGCGCTCGAAGGACATGACGGATCGGGAGCGCGAGAAGCAGGAGAAGATGTTCCGTGACGTGAACGAAGCGAAAGAGGTTCTGCTGGACGAAGAAAAGCGTGCCCGGTACGACAGTGGCGAGGACGTGAACCAGCCAGCTGGGCAGCGGGGCGAGCCGTTTTTTGGTAGCCACTTTGCCGGCGGCTTCCCTGGCGGCTTCCCCGGCGGCTTCCCTGGCGGCTTCCCCGGCGGCTTCCCTGGCGGCTTccatcagcagcgcgacggcggcgttcATCAGCAGTTCTTCTTTTTCAACCGTGAGAATTAGCCGTTGCCGGCGTTTGCACATGAACATGCTTGGCGAGGCGCTCATTTTgcttcgcctccccctccgcacaCACATCTTGATACGCTGCTGCGTTATCTTGCTCGCCACTTGTACTCCAACTACGCGTCGTCCTggtctgtgtgtatgtgtgcttaCTTCATTATCTAGTTTCCATGCTACACGGCCATATACGCAAAGGAGAACATGAGGGCACGCCGGGCGTCACTACCTCGCGTCATTCTCAGTTGTTCCTTGTCTTCACTACCAACGTTTGGTGGGCTCTCGCAAGCGTTCGGGGTGTACTGATGAGTGCGACGCGGGATGTGTCGCGATTCCCTCTGCTGTGATGGGTGCGTTGCCTAAGTGTGTCTGTTGTTCTCCGCTCCTTGAGTTGCCACcgttctttctctctgcctcaACGTCCGCTGCCCTGTCCACTGTCGCCATGCCACTACATGCGTCAGCTTGATCAAGCGGGGAGaaggggtgcgtgcgtgcgtgcgtgtgtgtgtgtgtgtggggggggttCAGGTTCCGGGGCAAGGAGAATATGGCAAGAGATGGGGGAGCCGAGAGTGCGACCACAGTTGACTAAAGTCACACACGCGAAGGCGGCCAGGCGGGAAAAGGTTAGATTTGCGTTCGGAGTGAGCGCGTACACAAGCGTTGGCGTGTACCTGACTTCCTCGAAGGCGCCGGTGGTAGCCTCCatgaccaccaccaccgtcaccaccacccgtcTCTGTGCTACTGTCGTTAGGAGGCTGTTTTTGACCTGTATGTGTACAGCGAGAGCAGATGTCCACCAACAACCACAGGAGTAGCCGAACAGAAGAACATTATCCAACGTGTCACGGTAAGTTGCAGGATGTGATAACAGCACACactcttttctttcttgcGTACCCATGGGCGTTCGTAAGAGAGAGGGAGTCATGCGTGTCCTTACTGGACACCTTCACTGCAGGGAAGGCTGGCGCATGCACACTCACGCCTACCCATACACACGTATATACATACGCAAACGTATGCGTGCTGAGGTGatgatgggggagggagggagggagggagggaggggggtgaaGGATAGGCGCTCGGTGAGgaacgtgtgcgcgtgcccattttttttttgttgttctcttGTGTGCCATCTTTATGGGTGCGTCGACGCGTATTTCGCGCCCGCCGCTTGAGCGGATTCCCACACGTggctgccacgcacacaggcgcacgGGAAGCCCTCTTCTACGTTGCTGTGTCTTTGATGTCTCTGCACATTCGTCAACCGCATTCGttctttctcctcctcttcctcccatCTGCGTGTCTCAGGAATTCACCACCGCGCCGcattacacacacacacacacaccgcgggtacctctttttgttgttgggTTGCAACAGCGGTCTGCTCTTCCACCTCTCCGTCGCTCGTCCTCTTAACAGACATTCGTATCGTCGTCGTTTTCGTGCGCTTGTCTTGCACTCCCCTTttccctgtgtgtgtctctgtccTGCACTCGCGCACCTCGTTGTTGGAGTAACGTCACAACACACAGCCGTCTTTCTCTATCCCCCCTTTCGCTTGTCTTGGGgtgaaaggagggggggggtctgGTTTTTAACGTTCGTGTTTCGTTGTGTTGTGGGCGTGCCTTCAAGGCCTGTGGCTCCTCCTCACCCACCCAACAACCCCCTCCGTTGCCTGCACACTCCCCAGTCACgtgctcacgcacacacatccgTCAACGTGTCTGCCTCTTGCCCGGCGTGCGTCTCCTTGGATGGGCATCACACAACGACGCACGCCTTTGTTTTTGCCTGTTTCTTCCTGTTCTGTGCGCTAGCGCTCCCGTCTGTTGTTGGACTCCGTCGGGCCGCACGGTCACCACGCTTGTCTTTGTTTTCGTTACTGTTGTTCTCCTCTTCACATAACCCAACCTAACCCGCCCTATCCTCGCGACGAGTAACGCCCAAACACCTACAGCAACGCCTTtgcggacacacacacacacacacacacacacacacacacataagaATTTGCAGCCTCGAAGTGTACTGACCCTGTCTGCTGCCAtacgtgcgcgcacacacaaacacacacgcacgcacgcgcatgcagacATCCATATACATATCGACACATCATACAGAATACGAAAAAAATCAACAATGAACCAGTGTTGCCACTCCCATCTATCCACTCTCGAACCCATGCCCGACCTCAAGAAGGATGTGCTGTCTATCGACGGCATCTACTACGACACGGAGAAGCTGGCGCTAATGCACCCTGGCGGTGCGATGGTGGTGCGCCTCTGCAACGGCCGGGAGTGCACGGCTATTTTCCTGTCctaccaccgccgccgcttccccCACGCGCTCTACGAAAAGTACCAGGTGCCAAAGGATCAAGTGCACCCCGACAGTCTAATCGAGCAACGCCAGCAGCCGAGCTACGACAGCTACCTGCAGCTGTGCAAGAGGATTCAACCGATTATTGCACCAACCAAGGGTTTTGCACCGTGGTACTTCTACCTAAAGGCGGCGACCTGGCTAGCGGTGATGCTCGGGCTCGATCTCTACTCCCTGTTCTACCGCCGCGCGTATTTCTTGACCGTTATCCAGTCGCTCTCTATGGCCATGGTCGGCCTGAACGTTCAGCACGACGCCAACCACGGCGCATTGAGCTGCGACTGGCGCGTCAACCGCATTCTGGGGCTCTCGCAGGATCTGCTTGGTGGTAGCAGTATCAGCTGGATTGTGAACCACGACTACGTTCACCACGTCTACACTAATGAGCCGGGGCGTGACGCCGACCTCGAAATACCGTTGCTTCGCCTGCACAGCGGCATCCCGGTCAGGCTGGCTCACTGCTTGCAGCAGTTCTACATCTTCTTTCTCGAGGCCGTCTTTGGTCCGGTGCACGTGCTCTTCAACATTATCTTCCTCGCCAAGGGCCCGAGTGAGAAGCAGCGTCTCATCAAGACGCAGTGGGTCGTGAGCCTGTGCATGCTCTCCATCATCCCGTACCGTCTCCTGTGCAACTTCCTGCACGCAACAAGCTTCTGCGACGGCCTGATGAGCTGTGTGCTGCAGTACGCGTTTGGCGGCTTCTACCTCGCCTACTTTTTCCTCTTGTCGCATAACTTCGACGGCGCCAAGAAGGTCGGCACAAGCGACGGACAGGACTTCGTCGCTTGCCAGGTGGAGACGAGCTGCAACTTTGGTGGCTGGTGGTGGGGTCAGATAAACGGTGGTCTCAACTTCCAGATTGAGCACCACCTATTCCCACGAGTGCACCATGGTTACTACGCCTACCTGGCGCCGATTGTGCGCGAGTTCTGCGAGGAACGTGGCTTCACCTACACCCACTACCAGACGATTAAGGAGAACATGATGAGCACGTTCCGCCACATGGAGCAGTACGGACGTGGTCGGGAGAAGCGGAAGAGCGCCTAGGTGGAACTCGAACGGCACATGCCGATATTACGTAAGGAGGTGTTGCTGAAGCCGTCGACGAGGGACGACGGAGGGATTTTTCACATTAGTGGGTTGCTTGGCGTCGGCTCCGCTGGCTCTCACCTGCTGCAggctgctcctgcagcaccccGCCTCGCTCCTTCACGAGCCACAATACCGCTGTCAAACGCCGACTCCTTGCCCTGTCTGCTCTCCTGAGATCACCGCACACTTTATCGTGCCCTGTTTTTTGGTTCTCCAGTGAGCTCTTTATATTCCTTCCTAAAATTCGTGCACACCGATACATACGTGCACCGATATATGTacgtatacatatatatatatatatatatgtatataggGATGTACATGTCTGTGTATCTGTAGGC
This sequence is a window from Leishmania major strain Friedlin complete genome, chromosome 14. Protein-coding genes within it:
- a CDS encoding delta-4 fatty acid desaturase; the encoded protein is MNQCCHSHLSTLEPMPDLKKDVLSIDGIYYDTEKLALMHPGGAMVVRLCNGRECTAIFLSYHRRRFPHALYEKYQVPKDQVHPDSLIEQRQQPSYDSYLQLCKRIQPIIAPTKGFAPWYFYLKAATWLAVMLGLDLYSLFYRRAYFLTVIQSLSMAMVGLNVQHDANHGALSCDWRVNRILGLSQDLLGGSSISWIVNHDYVHHVYTNEPGRDADLEIPLLRLHSGIPVRLAHCLQQFYIFFLEAVFGPVHVLFNIIFLAKGPSEKQRLIKTQWVVSLCMLSIIPYRLLCNFLHATSFCDGLMSCVLQYAFGGFYLAYFFLLSHNFDGAKKVGTSDGQDFVACQVETSCNFGGWWWGQINGGLNFQIEHHLFPRVHHGYYAYLAPIVREFCEERGFTYTHYQTIKENMMSTFRHMEQYGRGREKRKSA